Within the Acidobacteriota bacterium genome, the region GAAATCAAAGAAAGGGCTGTTTTCTACAAGTAAGCTATCCAGCTGATATTAAAGATGATAAGTTCAATAATAATTCCGCATTTTCAAGATTGTTTCGTGCGGAATGTAGGGTGTAGGGATGTCAATGAATCAATATGAAACACAAAAGGACTTTGATAGGAAAGCGCTCAAGCGAGGGAATCAAGAACTCCCATGAGGTGTATGGAAATTTAGATCTTCAGTGATTTGATGAAGCGATCCGCCTCGTCAAGGAATTTTCTCAGATTATCCTTGTTCTCCATTGTCTGCTGGAAGACCTTCTCATCATCGACAACCCAATATCGATGGATGAGGATATTCCTGAGCTCAGCCAGTTTCCGCAGCTTTTGAGCCAAGGCATGAGTCATGATCCCGGCTTCGCCGGCCTTAACGATGCAGTCGACATATCCTTCACAAACGATCCCCTTCGCTTTCGCCAGGAGATGTTGACAGATGTCGGCCACGGCCTCGACGGCCTCAATCAATAGATATTTCATGGACAGCGCATTTCTGGGATCCGTAAGGAAATCCTCGACCCCGCCGCCGAAAAGGTGATCGATTTGATCCGAAATCCGGACAAGATCCATCTTCGCTTTTAGGATGCGATCCATATCTACAGCCGTCTTCATGCGCTAGGCCTCAAGAGCAAGGTTTCTGAAGTGAGAATATTCGCGGTATCTTCTGCCGACATCATCGATAAAATCCGTTCTGAGGTCTTCCGATTTGCTGACGAGAAGCACCCCTTTCTTCAGGACGGAAAGCTGAAAAGAAACAGGCGCCCGGTTCAAGATCATCACTTCGACCGGGTAACCCGTGGATTTTGACAATGCGAACGATAGATCCGACTCCGGGACGGATTCCTCATTGTATTCCAAAAGATAGACGGCGACGTCGATATCCCTGAAAGAATTCCCCTCGGAAAATGAGCCGTAGATATAAGTGAAGGCCACATCATCTCTCTTAGAAAAATAGGTTTTCAACTCCGTGATGAGCCCGCGCTGTTGCTCTTCGCCGATACGCTGTTTCGTCCGAAACCTCTTCTCGATCATGACGTTATTATACCCATTTGCGAATCGAATCAGAAATCCAGCTTCATCCTGGCCAGGAGGGCTTTGTAGCGAGGGTCGGCGGTCATCGAAGAAGGCCAGATGGCGGTATGAGTGTGGATCAATGCCATCAGGATATCGCGCTCTTCATAGGCCTTGTCCAGGAATTCGAAGGCCAGGTCGAGTCGATCCAATAACCCGGCTGCTATACCGATGAAAAAGGACGACGTCTCTTTGATGGTTTTTTTCTGTTCGATCATCTCCTCAAGAATTTGCTCAACCTTCTTATGATCTCCCTTCAAATAATAGATTCCTGCAAGAACTCCTTCGGCCCAGCCGGGGATGACAGGAAGTCTTTTCATTCTTTCTAAGCCATCAATGGCCTCGTCCCATAGGCCCTTGCGCATATAAGAATACCCGGCAAATAAATGGGTCAGGACAAAGTTCGGGTCGATCTCCATGGCCCTCGCTAATTCCTGGAGCGCCTCGTCAGTTCTTGCTACGGACATGTGAATACCGACCGACCAGGCGTAATAGAGGGGCATGAGGGGATCGAGCTCAAGGGCCTTCTTGATTTCACGAACGGCCTCGTCATATCGATTCATGGTCACCAGGAACCAGCCGCGATTGGCGTGGGCCATGGCGTCGCCCGGATTGAGGGCAAGCGCCCGATCATAGCTGCGGGCGGCAGCCTCCCAGTCCCACTCGAGCCAGTGCGCCACCATGCCGGCGGCGGAATGGGCCTCGGACAGATTTTCATCAAGGGACAGGGCTTTTTCGATAGCCGCTTTGGCTTTCGGCAGCATCTCTGCCGGAGGGGCAAAATTAAAAGCCCCTAAAAAGGCAAAAACCTGGCCCATGCCCGCGTAGGCCTGAGCGAAATGCGGGTCCTTATCGATGGCGGCCCGAAAGAATCCCACGGCCTTCTCGTAGGAATCGGGACTCGGCCGGGCGAGGAAGTAGAGTCCCTTGAGATAGAGGTTGTAGGCCTCGGGGTCGTCCGTAGAGCGCTTCCGGAGGGCGGTCTTCTCACCGACCTTCAGGGTCACTTTCAGGCTGTCCACGATGGCCGCCGTGATCTCGTCCTGGATGGCGAAGATGTCGGCCATGTCCCGGTCGTAGCGGTCCGACCAGAGATGGAACCCGTCCTCGACGTTGATGAGCTGGGCCGTGACGCGCAGCCGGTTCCCGGCCTTCCGGACGCTGCCTTCGAGAACGGCCTTGACGTCGAGCCTCCGGCCGATCTCCCGGATATCGAGATTCATGCCCTTGAGGGCGAAGGCCGAGGTCCGGGCCATGACGCGCAAGTCATGAATGCGGGCCAGGGCGTTCAGAAGCTCCTCCGCGATCCCTTCGGCGAAGTAGTCTTGCTCTTTGTCCGGGCTCATATTGGTAAAGGGGAGGACGGCGATGGAGGTGGACGGCTTATGGGAAGACGGTGCGGGCGCCGAGGCGACGTCACGGAGATCCACGGCCTTGAGGTCCTGGAGCAGGGCCTGGAAATCCAGGTAGCGGTTGAGGGCGTTTTTCTGGAGGCATTGCTCCAGCACTCCGGCGAGGCCGGCCGGGATGTCGCTCATCAGAGCCGCGATCGGCTCGGGCTCGCCGTGGACAATGGCCTGAAAGACCGCCTGTTCGTGCCCGCCCTGGAACGGGCCCTGGCCGGCCAGCATCTCGTAAACCATGCAACCGAAAGACCAGATGTCCGTGCGATGGTCGACTTTTTGGCCCAAGACCTGTTCGGGCGACATGTAGGCGACCGTGCCCATGACCGCGTCCGTTCGCGTCAGGTCTATGGCGCCTGCCATTCGGGCCAGACCGAAGTCCATGATCTTAACCCCGCCTCTTGTAGCCAGCATGATGTTGGCCGGCTTGATGTCCCGGTGGATGACGCCTTTGCGGTGCGCTTCCCCCAGGCCTTCTGCGACCTGGAGGGCGATGTCCAGGGCTTCTTTGATTTTGAGCGGTTTTTGGACGATCCTCGCCTTGAGGCTCATCCCGTCGATATAGGCCATGGCGATGTACATTTGGCCGTCATGCTCCTCGACCTCGTAGACCGTGCAGATGTGGGGGTGGTCGAGGGCGGCCGCGGCCTGGGCTTCGCGCATGAACCGTTCCTTGGCTTCGGGGGACTGCGACTGTTCGAAGGGGAGAAGCTTCAGGGCGACCGGGCGTCGGAGCTTGGTATCCTCGGCCTTGAACACGACGCCCATGCCGCCTCGTCCGATCTCTCCGCCGATCTTGTACTTGTTGGCGAAGAGCGTCCCTTTCTTAAGCGGCGGAATCGGCGTTTCGAGCGTTTTCGTCAAGGAGGGGATGGCCTGCCCCTCCGGACCGAGGGGAGCCGCACAGTTGCTGCAAAAGCGCGAATCCTCAAGATTTACGGAATGACACTTCGGACATTTCAAGGATTTTCCCATGATCCCTCTCCCTTTTCGTCAACTATGAAACAATATAGGTCGCGGGTGTAGGGATGTCAATGAATAAATATGAAAACCGTTAGAACTTTGAATCGAATCAGAAATCCAGCTTCATCTTGGCCAGGAAAGCTTTGTAGCGAGGGTCTGCGCTCATCGAAGAAGGCCAGATGGCGGCATGAGTGTGGATCAAAGCCAACATGATATCGCGCTCTTCATAGGCCTTGTCCAGGAATTCGAAGGCCAGGTCGAGTCGATCCAAGAACCCGGCTGCCATACCGATGTAAAAGGACGACGTCTCTTTGATGGTTTTTTTCTGTTCGATCATCTCCTCAAGAACTTGCTCAGCCTTCTTATGATCCCCCTTCAAATAATAGATTCCTGCAAGAACTCCTTCGGCCCAGCCGGGGATGACAGTAAGTCTTTTCATTCTTTCTAAGCCATCAATGGCCTCGTCCCATAGGCCCTTGCGCATATAAGAATACCCGGCAAAATAATGGGTCAGGACAAAGTTCGGGTCGATCTCCATTGCCCTCGCTAATTCCTGGAGCGCCTCGTCAGTTCTTGCTACGGACATGTGAATACCGACCGACCAGGCGTAATAGAGAGGCATGAGGGGATCGAGCTCAAGGGCCTTCTTGATTTCACGAACGGCCTCGTCATATCGATTCATGGTCACCAGGAACCAGCCGCGATTGGCGTGGGCCATGGCGTCGCCCGGATTGAGGGCAAGCGCCCGATCATAGCTGCGGGCGGCAGCCTCCCAGTCCCACTCGAGCCAGTGCGCCACCATGCCGGCGGCGGAATGGGCCTCGGACAGATTTTCATCAAGGGACAGGGCTTTTTCGATAGCCGCTTTGGCTTTCGGCAGCATCTCTGCCGGAGGGGCAAAATTAAAAGCCCCTAAAAAGGCAAAAACCTGGCCCATGCCCGCGTAGGCCTGAGCGAAATGCGGGTCCTTATCGATGGCGGCCCGAAAGAATCCCACGGCCTTCTCGTAGGAATCGGGACTCGGCCGGGCGAGGAAGTAGAGTCCCTTGAGATAGAGGTTGTAGGCCTCGGGGTCGTCCGTAGAGCGCTTCCGGAGGGCGGTCTTCTCACCGACCTTCAGGGTCACTTTCAGGCTGTCCACGATGGCCGCCGTGATCTCGTCCTGGATGGCGAAGATGTCGGCCATGTCCCGGTCGTAGCGGTCCGACCAGAGATGGAACCCGTCCTCGACGTTGATGAGCTGGGCCGTGACGCGCAGCCGGTTCCCGGCCTTCCGGACGCTGCCTTCGAGAACGGCCTTGACGTCGAGCCTCCGGCCGATCTCCCGGATATCGAGATTCATGCCCTTGAGGGCGAAGGCCGAGGTCCGGGCCATGACGCGCAAGTCATGAATGCGGGCCAGGGCGTTCAGAAGCTCCTCCGCGATCCCTTCGGCGAAGTAGTCTTGCTCTTTGTCCGGGCTCATATTGGTAAAGGGGAGGACGGCGATGGAGGTGGACGGCTTATGGGAAGACGGTGCGGGCGCCGAGGCGACGTCACGGAGATCCACGGCCTTGAGGTCCTGGAGCAGGGCCTGGAAATCCAGGTAGCGGTTGAGGGCGTTTTTCTGGAGGCATTGCTCCAGCACTCCGGCGAGGCCGGCCGGGATGTCGCTCATCAGAGCCGCGATCGGCTCGGGCTCGCCGTGGACAATGGCCTGAAAGACCGCCTGTTCGTGCCCGCCCTGGAACGGGCCCTGGCCGGCCAGCATCTCGTAAACCATGCAACCGAAAGACCAGATGTCCGTGCGATGGTCGACTTTTTGGCCCAAGACCTGTTCGGGCGACATGTAGGCGACCGTGCCCATGACCGCGTCCGTTCGCGTCAGGTCTATGGCGCCTGCCATTCGGGCCAGACCGAAGTCCATGATCTTAACCCCGCCTCTTGTAGCCAGCATGATGTTGGCCGGCTTGATGTCCCGGTGGATGACGCCTTTGCGGTGCGCTTCCCCCAGGCCTTCTGCGACCTGGAGGGCGATGTCCAGGGCTTCTTTGATTTTGAGCGGTTTTTGGACGATCCTCGCCTTGAGGCTCATCCCGTCGATATAGGCCATGGCGATGTACATTTGGCCGTCATGCTCCTCGACCTCGTAGACCGTGCAGATGTGGGTGTGGTCGAGGGCGGCAGCGGCCTGGGCCTCGCGCATGAACCGTTTCTTGGCCTCGGGCGACTGCGACTGTTCGAAGGGGAGAAGCTTCAGGGCGACGGTCCGTTTGAGCTTGGTATCCTCGGCCTTGAACACGACGCCCATGCCGCCCCGTCCGATCTCTCCGCCGATCTTGTACCGGTTCGCGAAGAGCGTCCCTTTCTTAAGCGGGGGAATCGGCGTTTCGAGCGTTTTCGTCAAGGAGGGTTGGCCCTTCGGGTCCGGCGCGGCCTTGACATCGAGACTGGATCCGCAGTCATTGCAAAAACGTGAATTTTCCGGGTTTTCGGAATGACACTTCGGACATTTCAAGGATTTTCCCATGATCCCTCTCCTTTTTCGTCAACTATAGAACAATGTAGGTCGCGGGTGTAGGGATGTCAATCAGAAAATTCTCCCGTCGAGATCCTCGGAATCCAAGGATGCGTTTATCGACCCATGAACAGATAGGCACCGTACGCAACGGCCATCAAAACATGGAAACCGAGAACAACCCACATCCACAGGTTGAGCTCAAGACTGGTGAAAAACATCAGAGCGAGCTTCAGCAGCACCATCGCGATGAGCAGCAGAAAGAACACGAGAATGATAGGGAAACGGACCTCATCCACTGTCTTGTTTCGGGAGCCGAATGCAATGCCTGCAATTGCGAGGATCCCAAGTCCGAAGAACCTCCAACCAATAGTTCCCATGGAATCGGTCGGCAATGCAAGAAAGTCGCTCACGAAACCCGGAAACGCCAGGAATGACGCCCCGAAAACGAGGCCGGCTACTGAGTGAAACCGGAAAAGCACTCTCGCCTTCATGTGTTCCTCCTTTAAAGCACAGATTTCGACACGCAGTTTGATCGAACTAAACCCCCATTTCCATCGATGTATATGTACTCACTTTTCCGAAAGATCCATCTCTAAGTCCGATCAGATTTCCAGCACAAAATTAAAAAGCTACCGCCAAAAAGATGAAATTATTCATTTAGTCGCAGCTCGATAGATTTTCAAAATGTTAGAAATTTCTGATGAAGATGGAGAGGCGATGGGGAGCGATTAGGAATCTCGATCCCGGCATGATAGGGATGCTTTAAGATGCTGATTTCTCGGGGAATAAGACGGAGCCAGCGAGAGGAATTGAACCTCCGACCTACTGATTACGAATCAGTTGCTCTACCGGCTGAGCTACGCTGGCCCGCCGGCGCGGCCGGCCGGCCGCGCCTGAAGCTTCCCACACATTAATCAAATCGAGACGGACTGTCAAGATAAGCCCCCTTTCCATTCCAACCCATTTCGACTACAATACCCCTCCGGTCCGGGGAACCGCAGATCCGCCGCGCTTGACCCGGGCACACCAAGCGGAACGGAGAATCCGGAACAACAGCCCATGAAAGTCAAGAAGCTGGAATTGCAGGGGTTCAAGTCCTTCCCCGAAAGGACCCGCGTCGTTTTCCATTCGGGAATCACGGCCGTCGTCGGGCCGAACGGCACGGGAAAAAGCAACATCGTCGACGCCATGCTCTGGGTCCTGGGAGGGCTGCGTGTCAAGTCCGTCCGGGGCGACCGGACGGATGACGTCATTTTCAACGGCAACGCCAAAAAGCCCGCTCAGGCGATGGCCGATGTCGTTCTGACACTCGGCAACGACAACGAGGAGCTCGTCGTTTCCCACCGCGTATTCCGTTCCGGTGAAGGAGAATACCGGCTGAACGGAAAAACCGTCCGGCTCAAGGATATCCAGGATGAACTTTGGAAGCGGGCCATCGGCGACAAGGAATACTTCGTCATCGAACAGGGCGCCATCGGCACGTTCGTTACATCCAAGCCTCAGGAAAAGCGGGCCTTGATCGAAGAGGCGGCGGGAACGGCCTTTTACAAGGACAAGAAACGCCAGGCCCAGAACAAGCTCGAAAACACGGGGCAAAACCTCGTCCGCCTGGAAGACATCATCGCCGAAGTCGAAAAAGCCCGGAATTCGCTGCAGCGGCAGGCCCAGGCCGCCAACCGCTACCGCAGGCTTCGGGAACGCATCCGCGAATTGACGGGGCAGCATTTCCAGAGAAAACTTCGCCTTCTTGAACGGCTCCAACAGGAAACCGGCGCCCTCCATGCCGCCGGACTTGACAAGGAACACGCCCTGACGGCCAATGTCAAGGAGGCGGAGAAAACCATCGCCTCCATCCGAAAAGAGTTTTGGGATCTGGAAAAAGCTCTCGAGGAGGACAGGGAGCGCCTTTTCAACATTCGATCCCTGGGAACCCGGATCGAAGGCGAAATCGAGCGGGAAACCAAGCGTGCCGAGTTTCTCACCGATGCAGGTCGGAAAGCCGAGGCCGCACGCTCCGAGATCGCCGGCGAACTCCTCCATCTGGAACTCGAGATCCAGGAGAGCCGGAACAGCCTGGAGGATGTGCTGCGTTCGCGGGAAAGTGCGGAACAAAAAGCGGCCGGGGCCGCCGAAGCCCTCAAGACCGCCAGGGACCGGGCCTCCGAACGGGAACGGACGATCGCCGAATCGCGCAGCGCCTACCTGCGTCTCCTGCAGGACATGACCGAAAACAAGAACGGTCTGGCCAAGACGGAAAAGGAACTTGAGATCATCCGGAGGCAAAAAGACAAAATCACCGGTCAGATCGAAGAGTTGAAAAACCAGGCCGTCGATATATCGCGCCGCATCGAAGAAAACGAGACGGACAGGCGGCTCCTTCGGACGGATCACGAGACCTTGAAGCAGGAAGGCAAGACCCGCGAAGAGGCCCGGCGGGAGGCCGCAGCCGATGCCGAACGCCTGCAGGAACAGGTCGATGCCCTGAAGAGCCGGCACGGCGAATGCGAACATCGGATCCGGGCCCTCCGGGATGTTTTGGAGAAGGAACGGAGCGGCGCCTCGACCGAGCCCGTCCCGGGATCGCTGGGGCTTCTGGCCGAACTCATCCGGACCTCTTCCGGAGATGCGCCGCTTTTCGATGTCTTCTGGAAGGAGGAAGCCGCGGCTCTCGTCGTTCCCGCCGAGGATTTTCTGCAGCATTACCGGATCGATATCAAAGGCCGCTATCTTCTTCTTCCCAGGGACATCCGAAGCAAGGTCCCCGACAACCTGATCCGGCAGCCCTCCGTGCGCGGGCTTCTGCGGACTCGGCTTCAGCCCTCCGAACGGATCGGAAACCGCCTGAATCACATGGCCGATGCCGCCGTCGTCGACGATGTCGCCGCGGCCGTCCGGCTCTGGCTCGACTTTCCGGATTGGAACTTCATCACGCCGACCGGCGACATTCTGACGGCCTCGGGACTTCTGAGGCTCGGGCCGAAACCGGAGGGCATGATCGCCCTCATGCAGGAAATCCGCGATCTGGAAACCGCGGCAGCCGCCTGCGAAGCCGAACTTCCGGAAATCCTGGAGCGCCTCCGGATCGCCCGAGATGCCGCATCCGGCCATGACGAAGAAATCCGCCGTTTGGCCGCCCGCTCCATCGCCCTTGAAAAAGCGCTGGCCGAACGGGACAAGGAAGCCGGCTACCTGGAAACCGAGCGGAACAAGACCCGGACGAACGTCGAAATTCTGTCCCGCGAGATCGACATCCTGGAGGGTGAAATCCGATCGGCGCTGGCCCTTCAGGACAGCCTGAACGTTGCGGCGGCCGCCCTGACCTCGGACGCCGAAACCCTGAAAGACCGGATCGCCCGCGAGGAAAGCGAGGCGGCGGAGGGAATGGAAAAGGACGCCGAGGCCGAACGGCTTTATTTCGAACTCAAAGCCGGTCTGGAATTGGCCAACGAAAAGATGAGCGGCCTTCGCCATCATCTCCAGAGCCTGGAAAAACGGAAACAAACCCTCGAGGCCAGGACGGACGGTCTCGCCGTCGATGCAAAAAAGGCCGAAGAGGAAAAAACACAGCTTCAGGATCATGTCCGCAACCTCCGCGAAAAGGCCGCCGCCTCAGCCCGGGACCAGGCCGAATTGGAATCCGCGCTGGCGGAGCGGGAAGCCCATCTCCATTCCATCCGGAGAAAGCAGGAGGAGATGGAAACCGCGCTCGAATCGCAGAGGCGGGAGGAGGAGTCGGCCAAGGAGGAACGCGTCCGCCACGAAATCCGCAAAGCCGAAATCGAGAGAGACTGGGTGAACCTGGAGGAAACCTGCTGGCAGGAACTCAAGAAAACCCTGGCCGAGCTTCGCGAGGAGACCGCCGCCCCTCAGGAAACCGATCAGAATCTTCAGGCCGAAGAGGAAGAGGGGGACGAGCAATCGCACCCTGACGAGACGGAAAAGTCCGGAGACGGACCCGAGCCCGGCCGCGAACGCCGCCCGGGCCGCCGCCTGGTCCCGGCCTCCGAGCTTTCGGACGACGAAGTGGACCGGGAGCTCGAGGACGCCCGCGATCTTCTCCAGAAATACCGGGCGGTCAACCTCATGGCCGAAGAGGAATACGCCGAAAAGAAAACCCGCCACGAATTTCTCGTCACCCAGCGCCGGGATCTTCTCGAATCCATCGCCTCCACGGAGGCGGCCATCCGCAAGATCGACGAGGAAAGCAAGACCCAGTTTCTCGCCGCGCTCGAACAGGTCAACTCGAATTTCCAGGACGTCTTTGCCATCCTGTTCAAGGGAGGAAACGCGGAGGTCAAGCTTCTGGAGCCGGACAACCCCCTGGAAAGCGGCGTCGAGATCATCGCCCAGCCGCCGGGCAAACGGGTTCAGAACCTGGCGCTTCTTTCGGGCGGCGAGAAGTCCCTGACCAGCCTGGCCTTCATGTTCGCCCTTTTCCGCTACCGGCCGAGCCCGTTCTGCTTCCTCGACGAGGTCGACGCCGCCCTCGACGACGTCAACCTGGCCCGCTTTCTGGACCTCATGAAGGCCATCAAGACGCAGACCCAATTCATCATCATCACCCACAATTATAAAACCATGGAAGTCGCCGATTACATTTTCGGAACGACGATGGAAGATCCCAACGTCACCAAGCTCTATTCCGTCAAACTCGAAAAGAAGGACGAACAAGCCGTCGTCTCATGAAGATCCAGCTCTACATTCCGCCGGGCGGCTATTTTGCGGAACGATGGTCCCAGGGCAGTTCCATGCCGCCCCTCGGACTTCTGTCCATCGGAGCCGTCCTCGAACAAGCCGGCGTGGGTGTTGAAATCGTGCCCGCGGACATTCTGAAAATGAGCTGGAGCGCCATCCGGGAAAAGATCGCCCGGGACAAGCCCGATATCGTCGGGGTGACATCGACCACGGAAAACCGCTTCCAGAGCTTCCGGCTCGTTCGGGAGGCCAAAAAGGCAAGTCCGGAGTCGCTGACCGTCCTTGGAGGTCCCCATGCGTCCATGGCGGCCGAAGACGCCCTGGCCCATCTCCCCGAGCTCGACATGGTCGTGCGCGGAGAGGGAGAAACGACCGTTCTCGAACTCTGCCGGGCCCTGGAGTCAGGCCGGGATCCCGAGGTTCTGAAAGACATCCGGGGGCTGTCTTTCCGTTCATCCCGCGGGATCGTCTCCGCGCCGCCCCGGGAACCCATTCGCGACCTCGACGCCCTGCCCGACCCCGCCTTCCATCTCGTGCCTTTCGAGTCGTACAATTTCCGGTTCGAAGTTCCCGGCCACGGACTTCTGCCGGCCGTCAACGTCATGACCAGCCGGGGCTGTCCGTTTTTCTGCAACTTCTGCGCGACCCCCATCAATTGGGGGCGGACCGTCCGGATGCGCAGCCCGGAAAACGTCGTCCGGGAAATCGAGCACCATATCCGAACCTATGGAATCAAGGTCGTCTTTTTCTACGACGACACGTTCAACGCCAATCCGAAACGGGCCGAGGCGATCTGCGATCTCATCCTGGAGAGAAAACTCGACATCTTCTGGAAAGCCGACGTCCGCATCGACATGATCAACCGGCCGCTTCTCGAAAAAATGAAGAAGGCCGGGCTTTTCCACCTGTCATTCGGGCTGGAGGCGGCCTCCGAGAGAGTCCGCAACGAGATCATCAACAAGAAAATCGATATGCGCGATTTTCACAACCTGGTCGACTGGTGCAATGAACTGGAGATCATCCCCAATGTCTTTTTCATCTTCAGCCATCCGACCGAAACATGGGAGGAGGCGCAGGAAACCATCCGGATCATCGAGCAATACAAAGGCCGGATCGAGCCTTCCGTGGCCGTTCTCCACATTTATCCGGGGACGCCCCTGGAACAAACCGCCCGGGAGAAAGGGCTTTTACCCGCGGATTTCACCTGGACCCGTCCCGGCCGGTCCCGGGTCATCACCCTTCCGACGGCTCAGGGAGACGTGCCGCTGTTCCTGGATCAACTGACCTGGTCTCAGGTCAGCGAGCTTCTTTTCCGCTGGTCGATGAGCGGAGGCCGGGTATCCATCCTGAAAAAAATCCCCCGGACTCTGGGAAAAATCCGCTCCTTCGGGGAGTTTTTCAGGTATGTCGTCATGACCTGGGTTCTCCTCAAGCTGAAAATCGGCAAACTCCGGAAAACGCGATGAAAATCGGAATCGTCAAGGATGCGCGGTTCGCCGACCATGACATGGGGACCTATCACGTGGAGAGCCCTCAGCGCATCGAGGCGATCAACCGCATGATCGAAGACAGGATCCGTTTTCCTTATCTTCTGGTCGAGCCCCGCCCCGCTTCGGAGGAGGAACTGGCCCGCGTTCACGATCCTCTCTATGTCCGGGCCATCCGCGAGACGGCCGGAAGGGACCGCGTCCACCTCGATCCCGACACCTCGGCCGGCCCCCTCACTTATGAGACGGCCCGTCTGGCCGCCGGGGGCCTGATCAAGGCCGCCGAGCTGATCATCGAGGGAAGAATCCAGAACTCTTTCGCCTTCGTCCGGCCCCCGGGTCACCATGCCGAAGCGGTCCGGGCAAGGGGTTTCTGTATCTTCAACAATGTCGCCGTGGCCGCCGAACATCTTGTTCTTGTCCATGGGTTTCGAAGAATTCTGATTGCGGATTGGGATCTTCACCACGGCAACGGAACCCAGGATACCTTCTACGGTCGCGACGATGTTCTTTATTTTTCCACGCACCAGTCGCCCTTTTATCCTGGAAGCGGACGGGCCGGAGAAACGGG harbors:
- a CDS encoding radical SAM protein: MKIQLYIPPGGYFAERWSQGSSMPPLGLLSIGAVLEQAGVGVEIVPADILKMSWSAIREKIARDKPDIVGVTSTTENRFQSFRLVREAKKASPESLTVLGGPHASMAAEDALAHLPELDMVVRGEGETTVLELCRALESGRDPEVLKDIRGLSFRSSRGIVSAPPREPIRDLDALPDPAFHLVPFESYNFRFEVPGHGLLPAVNVMTSRGCPFFCNFCATPINWGRTVRMRSPENVVREIEHHIRTYGIKVVFFYDDTFNANPKRAEAICDLILERKLDIFWKADVRIDMINRPLLEKMKKAGLFHLSFGLEAASERVRNEIINKKIDMRDFHNLVDWCNELEIIPNVFFIFSHPTETWEEAQETIRIIEQYKGRIEPSVAVLHIYPGTPLEQTAREKGLLPADFTWTRPGRSRVITLPTAQGDVPLFLDQLTWSQVSELLFRWSMSGGRVSILKKIPRTLGKIRSFGEFFRYVVMTWVLLKLKIGKLRKTR
- a CDS encoding histone deacetylase — its product is MKIGIVKDARFADHDMGTYHVESPQRIEAINRMIEDRIRFPYLLVEPRPASEEELARVHDPLYVRAIRETAGRDRVHLDPDTSAGPLTYETARLAAGGLIKAAELIIEGRIQNSFAFVRPPGHHAEAVRARGFCIFNNVAVAAEHLVLVHGFRRILIADWDLHHGNGTQDTFYGRDDVLYFSTHQSPFYPGSGRAGETGQGRGEGFTLNIPLRAGKTGADYTAILQNILRPAADRFKPEFILVSAGFDIGAGDLLGGMRVTREEFGWIAAELLDMARAHCGSRIAFVLEGGYNLRVLADGAEEILGRMAGENASEVPRFQLSDALRKELEPVFRASSHRWNF